The sequence GCCGAGGGCGAGTACTTCGACACCATCAACCCCGCCAACGGCAGGGTGCTGGCGAAGGTGGCCCAGGGCGGGCGCGAGGACGTCGAGACGGCCATCCGCGCCGCGCGGCAGGCGCTGGCCGACTGGCAGGCGCTCGGCGGGCACGGGCGGGCGCGCTACCTGTACGCGCTGGCGCGCCAGGTCCAGAAGCACTCGCGCCTCTTCGCCGTGCTGGAGTCGCTCGACAACGGCAAGCCGATCCGCGAGTCGCGCGACATCGACATCCCGCTCGTCGCCCGGCACTTCTACCACCACGCCGGGTGGGCGCAGCTGATGGAGAGCGACCCCGAGCTGCGCGACTACGCCGCCGTGGGCGTGGTGGGGCAGATCATCCCGTGGAACTTCCCGCTGCTGATGCTGGCGTGGAAGATCGCCCCCGCGCTGGCGATGGGGAACACCGTGGTCCTCAAGCCCGCCGAGTTCACCCCGCTCACCGCCCTCCTCTTCGCCGACGTCTGCCGCGAGGCGGGGCTGCCGCCCGGCGTGGTCAACATCGTCACCGGCGACGGGCGCACCGGCGCGCTCATCGTCGAGCACCCGGACGTCGACAAGGTCGCCTTCACCGGCTCGACCGAGGTGGGCCGCATCATCCGCGTGGCCACGGCGGGGAGCGGGAAGAAGCTGTCGCTGGAGCTGGGCGGGAAGAGCCCCTTCGTGGTGTTCGACGACGCCGACCTGGACAGCGTGGTGGAGGGCGTGGTCGACGCCATCTGGTTCAACCAGGGACAGGTGTGCTGCGCCGGGAGCCGCATCCTGGCCCAGGAGGGGACCGCGCCGCGCCTCACCGAGAAGCTCAGGGCGCGGATGGAGACGCTGCGCGTGGGCGACCCGCTCGACAAGGCGGTGGACATCGGCGCCATCGTGGCCCCGGTGCAGCTGGAGAAGATCCAGGGGCTGGTGCGGCAGGGGGTGGAGGAGGGGGCGACCATGTGGCAGCCCTCGTGGAGCTGCCCCACCGAGGGGTGCTTCTACCCGCCCACCCTCTTCACCGACGTCTCGCCCTCGTCGACCATTGCCCAGGTGGAGATCTTCGGCCCCGTGGTGGTCTCGATGACCTTCCGCACCCCGGCCGAGGCGGTGGCGCTGGCCAACAACACCCCGTACGGCCTGGCCGCCAGCGTGTGGACCGAGAACATCAACCTGGCGCTCGACATCGCCCCCAAGATCCGGGCGGGGACGGTGTGGATCAACAGCACCAACGTCTTCGACGCGGCCAGCGGCTTCGGCGGCTACCGCGAGAGCGGCTTCGGGCGCGAGGGCGGGCGCGAGGGGCTGTGGGAGTACGCCAAGCCGCGCTGGGAGAAGGAGGCCGGCAAGACACGGGGGACGGGGGACGGGGGACAGCCGGCGAAGACGAAGGCGAAGGCGCCGAAGGCCGACACCGCGCGCGGCCGCGGCCCCGTGCTCCCGCCGATCGACCGCACGGCGAAGATGTACGTCGGCGGCAAGCAGGCGCGCCCCGACTCCGGCTACTCGCTGGCCGTCCACGGCGCCGACGGGCGGCTGGTGGGCGAGGTGGGCCTGGGCAACCGCAAGGACGTGCGCAACGCCGTGGAGGCGGCGCACAAGGCCGCCGGGTGGGGGAAGTCCACCGGCCACAACCGGGCGCAGGTGCTCTACTACCTGGCCGAGAACCTGGCCGCCCGCGACGCCGAGTTCGCCCGCCGCATCGCCTCGATGACGGGCGACGAGGGGAGGGCCGCGCAGGAGGTGGAGCTCACCATCCGCCGCCTCTACACCTACGCGGCCCTGGCCGACAAGTGGGACGGCGACGTGCACCACACCCCGTTCCGCATGGTGACGCTCGCCATGCCCGAGCCGATCGGAGTGGTGGGCATCGCCTGCCCCGACGAGGCGCCGCTCTTGGGCTTCGTCTCCACCGTGGCCCCCGCGGTGGCCATGGGCAACGCGGTGGTGGCAATCCCCTCGGAGCGCTGGCCGCTGGCGGCGACGGACTTCTACCAGGTGCTCGACACCTCCGACGTCCCCGGCGGCGTGGTCAACATCGTCACCGGCCGCCGCGACGAGCTGGTGCAGACGCTGGCCGCCCACGACGACGTGGAGTCGATGTGGTACTTCGGGAGCGCCGAGGGGAGCGAGCTGGTGGAGCGCCTCTCGGCGGGGAACATGAAGCGCACCTGGGTGAGCTACGGCAGGCCGCGCGACTGGTTCGACCCCGTCCAGGGCGAGGGGCACGAGTTCCTGCGCCAGGCCACGCACGTCAAGAACATCTGGGTGCCGTACGGGGAGTAGGGAAGTGCGTGAGTGCGTGAGTGCGAAAGTGCGAAAGTGCGAAAGTGCGAAAGTGCGGGGTCGCAGGGGGTAAGGCATGCTCGTCCGGTCGATGTCGGGGACGGGATCGGCGGTCCGGTTGTGGGGAAGAGGGTACACTCTTGACAGGCAGCGCGGCGCGATGTAGCTTGTCGGCGTTGTCGGTCCCTGGCCGGTGTGCGGTTGGTTGGTCGGCCAGCGTTACAGCCCCGGGGAGCTTAGGCTCCCCGTTTTTTTGCCCCACCTCCCGCCGCCGCCCCTTATGCCCCCTCGCGTGAAGATCTTCATCGACTTCTGGAACCTGCAGCTCACCTGGAACGACTACCACGCGCGGCGGGGCGGCAGGCGGCCGGTGCGCATCCCCTGGGAGCGGCGGCTGTACGAGGTGCTGGTGCGGCAGGTGCGGGAGGACGCGGTCTACGCCGGGACGCACGTCTACGCGTCGTACGCGCCGGGGCTGGGGAAGGACGCCGGGCTGCGCCGCTTCTTCAACGCGATGGACGGCTTCACCGGCTACGACGTGTTCCTCAAGGAGCGCGCGCCGCTCAGCCCGGCGAAGTGCACCAACCACGGCTGCCGCCTGCCGATCACCGTCTGCCCGCACTGCCGCCGCTCCATCCAGCGCACCGTCGAGAAGGGGATCGACACGGCGCTGGTGACCGACCTGATCCGCTTCGGGCTCGACGGCCACTACGACTGCGCCGTGCTGGTGGCGGCCGACGCGGACCACGTGCCCGCCGTGGAGTTCCTGGGCAACCGCGCCAAGCAGGTCACCCACGCCTGGTTCCGCGGCCAGTCGCAGGAGCTGCGCAACGCCTGCTGGAGCCACGTCCTCTTCGACAACCTGATGACAGAGCTGCTCGACTGAGCGCCCGCGTCGGCCGCCGCCCGCGTCCGCCGCGTTCCAGGCCGCTTCGCCCGTGCAAGACGCGCGGGCGGCGGCGCGCTATCTTCCCGGCGTTCGTCGGTTCCCGGTGGACTTCGAGGCGTGTCGATCGATGAGATACCTGGCGTGCGTCGGCGTGGTTGCCTTCTGCGCGGCCGCGGGGCCCGGCCGGGCGCAGGCGGGCGCGGCGGACACGAGCTTCGCCGCCTTCGAGCGGGCGGTGCGCGCGGAGCTCGCGGCGGCGAAGGTGCCGGGCGCGGCGGTGGCGCTGGTGCGCGGCGACAGCGTGGTCTACGCGGGCGGCATCGGCGCGGCGAGCGTGGAGACGGGCGCGCCGGTGACGGCGGACATGCTGTTCCAGGTGGGCTCCGCGTCGAAGGTGCTCACGGCGCTCCTCCTGGCCGTCCTCGCCGAGCAGGGCGCCCTCCGCCTCGACGCCCCGGCGCGGACGTACGTCTCCGGCCTCCCGCCGCGGCTCGGCGCGCTCACCCTGCACCAGCTCCTGTCGCACTCGTCCGGCCTGCGCGACGTCCCCGGCGCGGGCGGGCTGCACGACGAGGGCGCCCTCGCCGCGTACCCGCGCACCTGGACGGCGGAGTGGGCGCCGCTGCTGCCGGGGCTCTTCTCCTATTCCAACGCCGGGTATGCGCTGGCCGGGCTGGCGGCGCAGGAGGCGGCGGGAAAGCCGTTCGCGGACCTGGCGCGCGAGCGGGTGCTGGCGCCGCTGGGGATGGAGCGCACCACCTACCGCCCGCTGGAGGCGCTCACCCGCCCGGCGGCGGTGGGGCACGCGGCGCCTCCCGGACAGGAGCCGCGGCGGATCCCGTCGTACGCCGACGACACGCGCCTCTGGCCGGCGGGCTACGCCTGGAGCAGCGCGCGGGACATGGCCCGGCTGCTGGCGGCGCTGATGGCGGATGGACGCGTCGGCGGGCGGCAGGCGCTCCCCGCGGCCGCCGTGGCGCGCGTGCGGGGGCGGCACGTGGAGGTGCCGAACCTGTTCACCGACGCGGCGTACGGCTACGGCCTCTTCACCGGCACCTGGCGGGGGGTGCCGAGCGTGTGGCACGACGGGCAGATGGACGGCTTCGGCGCGCTGGTGCGGATCCTTCCCGCGCGGGGCCTGGGCGTGGTGGTGCTGCTGAACCGGGAGGGGGTGCGCCCCGACCGCATCGCGGACCTGGGCTTCGCGGCGCTGGGCGTGGCGTGGCCCGAGGCGCCGGCGCCGGCCGCGAAGCCGGAGGTGACGATGAGCGCGGCGGAGATGGCGAGTTACGCGGGGCGCTACGAGAACCGCTTCCCGCTGGAGCTGTTCGTGAGGGAGGGCGCGCTCTTCCGCCGCTGGTTCGGGCAGGAGCAGCGCGTCTGGCGGGTGGGGCCGCGGCGCTTCACGGTGGACCCGGCGCGGACGAGCCCGGCCGCCGAGTTCACGATCGCGCCGGCGGAAGCGGCGCGCCCGGCGTACGTGCAGGCGTTCCTGTGGGTGTTCGTGAAGACGGGCGGCGCCGCCACTCCGCCGGCGTCACCCCCAGCGCCCGCCGGAACGCGCGGGTGAAGTGGCTCTGGTCGGCGAAGCCAGCCGAGAGCGCCACCCGCGAGATCGGCGCGCCGGAGGCCAGGGCGGTGGCGCTCCACTCGATGCGGAGCCGCCGGACGCACTCGCCCACCGACTCGCCGTAGCACGCCCGGAACGAGCGCGCGAGCGTCACCGGATGCACCCCCGCTTCGGCCGCCAGCGCCGCCAGCCTCAGGTCGCGCCGGGCGAACTCGGCGTGCAGCCGGTCGCGGACGCGCGCGAGCCAGGCGGGCGGCCGCCCCTCGCCCCGCGCGGCGTCCGCCCGCCACCCGAGGGCCAGCAGCTCCAGGGCGAGCGCCTCGACGGCGAGGGGAGACGCGTCGTCGTCGCGCGCCAGCTCGCGGCGGAAGCGGCGCCCGAGCGCGGCCAGCTCGCCCGAGCGCACGTGGCGGCACCCGTCGAAGAGCGCGGCCGGCGCGCCGAGCCCGTCCAGCCGCCCCGCGTCGAACTGCACGCCGACGGTGTGCAGCCCGTCGCGCCCGATGCGGTCCACGTGCACCTCGCCGGCGGGGCGGAACCAGGCGCCGGTGACTTCCTGGCGCGCCGATGCGCCCGCCGTGCGCCAGGTCTCCTCGAAGCCGCCGCCCAGCACCAGCGTGGCCGTGGCGCACTCGTGCGCGTGCGCCGCGATGGTGTGGCTGGGCGGGTGCACCGACTCGGTGACCCGCACGCCGGCGGCCGCGACCGACCGCCTGAGCCGGGCGCGGTCGAAGGGAACGGGGCGGAAGGCTTCCGTCATCCGGCGAAGTCGAAAGCTGGTGGCGGAAAGGCGAGGCCCCCGCGCGGCAGAGTGCCGGCGGGGGGCCTCCCCCCGATCACCCGATCGGGGTGGGCAGCGACGCGAGGTCGGGGAGCCCGCGGGGCGGGGCCGAGGCGGCCTCCTCCTCCGCCCGCGCCACGTCCGCGTCGCGGGCGGCCTGGCGCTGCTGGGCCTGCGCCTGGCTGGCCAGCGCGGTGGCGGCCAGCACGCCCGAGGGGCCCATCGAGTCCACGATGCTGCTGGGCACCACCATCATCCCGCCCTTCTGCTTGAGCCCCTCGTACAGGATGTTCATCTGCCGCAGCTGCAGCGCCGTGGGGTTGTGCTGGTACGCTTCCGAGGCCTGCTCGAAGAGCTTGGCGATCTCCACCTCGGCCTGGCCCAGGATGATGCGCGCCTGCTTCTCGCGCGCGGCCTGCGCCTCGCGGCTCATGGCGTCCTGCAGCGCGGCCGGGATCACCACGTCGCGCATCTCCACCGAGT comes from Longimicrobium sp. and encodes:
- a CDS encoding aldehyde dehydrogenase family protein; amino-acid sequence: MSIAEIFETLEYGPAPESASPALRWLEEQGGATRHFIAGEWREPAEGEYFDTINPANGRVLAKVAQGGREDVETAIRAARQALADWQALGGHGRARYLYALARQVQKHSRLFAVLESLDNGKPIRESRDIDIPLVARHFYHHAGWAQLMESDPELRDYAAVGVVGQIIPWNFPLLMLAWKIAPALAMGNTVVLKPAEFTPLTALLFADVCREAGLPPGVVNIVTGDGRTGALIVEHPDVDKVAFTGSTEVGRIIRVATAGSGKKLSLELGGKSPFVVFDDADLDSVVEGVVDAIWFNQGQVCCAGSRILAQEGTAPRLTEKLRARMETLRVGDPLDKAVDIGAIVAPVQLEKIQGLVRQGVEEGATMWQPSWSCPTEGCFYPPTLFTDVSPSSTIAQVEIFGPVVVSMTFRTPAEAVALANNTPYGLAASVWTENINLALDIAPKIRAGTVWINSTNVFDAASGFGGYRESGFGREGGREGLWEYAKPRWEKEAGKTRGTGDGGQPAKTKAKAPKADTARGRGPVLPPIDRTAKMYVGGKQARPDSGYSLAVHGADGRLVGEVGLGNRKDVRNAVEAAHKAAGWGKSTGHNRAQVLYYLAENLAARDAEFARRIASMTGDEGRAAQEVELTIRRLYTYAALADKWDGDVHHTPFRMVTLAMPEPIGVVGIACPDEAPLLGFVSTVAPAVAMGNAVVAIPSERWPLAATDFYQVLDTSDVPGGVVNIVTGRRDELVQTLAAHDDVESMWYFGSAEGSELVERLSAGNMKRTWVSYGRPRDWFDPVQGEGHEFLRQATHVKNIWVPYGE
- a CDS encoding NYN domain-containing protein; translation: MKIFIDFWNLQLTWNDYHARRGGRRPVRIPWERRLYEVLVRQVREDAVYAGTHVYASYAPGLGKDAGLRRFFNAMDGFTGYDVFLKERAPLSPAKCTNHGCRLPITVCPHCRRSIQRTVEKGIDTALVTDLIRFGLDGHYDCAVLVAADADHVPAVEFLGNRAKQVTHAWFRGQSQELRNACWSHVLFDNLMTELLD
- a CDS encoding helix-turn-helix domain-containing protein: MTEAFRPVPFDRARLRRSVAAAGVRVTESVHPPSHTIAAHAHECATATLVLGGGFEETWRTAGASARQEVTGAWFRPAGEVHVDRIGRDGLHTVGVQFDAGRLDGLGAPAALFDGCRHVRSGELAALGRRFRRELARDDDASPLAVEALALELLALGWRADAARGEGRPPAWLARVRDRLHAEFARRDLRLAALAAEAGVHPVTLARSFRACYGESVGECVRRLRIEWSATALASGAPISRVALSAGFADQSHFTRAFRRALGVTPAEWRRRPSSRTPTGTPARTPGAPLPPARS